A window from Frischella perrara encodes these proteins:
- the fdxH gene encoding formate dehydrogenase subunit beta produces MSLQTQDIIKRSATNRLTPAPRAREFQQEVAKLIDVTTCIGCKACQVACSEWNDLRAEIGHTVGVYDNPADLAPKAWTVMRYSEVEVNGRFEWLIRKDGCMHCSDPGCLKSCPSEGAIIQYANGIVDFQSEHCIGCGYCVAGCPFNIPRISKEDNRAYKCTLCVDRVAVGQEPACVKTCPTGAIHFGTKEDMINYANNRIVDLKKRGFEHAGLYNPQQVGGTHVMYVLHHADQPNLYHGLPNNPHISEIVKFWKGAWKPISAAAFVATFAGLVFHYMAVGPIDVDEEDVEREKEFEQEARKAFLAKNAKTTSTIIEENRHE; encoded by the coding sequence ATGTCATTACAAACTCAAGACATTATCAAACGCTCAGCAACCAACCGACTGACTCCAGCACCAAGGGCTCGTGAGTTTCAACAAGAAGTGGCTAAGCTTATAGATGTTACTACATGTATCGGTTGTAAAGCATGCCAAGTTGCATGCAGTGAATGGAATGATTTACGCGCCGAAATTGGACATACTGTAGGGGTCTATGATAACCCAGCAGATCTAGCACCTAAAGCATGGACAGTAATGCGTTACTCAGAGGTTGAAGTTAATGGTCGCTTTGAGTGGCTAATTAGAAAAGATGGCTGTATGCACTGCAGCGATCCGGGTTGCTTAAAATCCTGCCCATCAGAAGGAGCAATCATTCAATATGCTAATGGAATCGTTGATTTTCAGTCGGAACATTGTATTGGTTGCGGTTATTGTGTTGCGGGCTGTCCATTTAATATTCCTCGAATCAGCAAAGAAGATAATCGCGCTTATAAATGCACCTTATGTGTTGATCGTGTTGCTGTTGGACAAGAACCAGCATGTGTGAAAACTTGTCCAACTGGAGCCATTCATTTTGGTACGAAAGAAGACATGATCAATTATGCTAACAATCGAATTGTCGATCTCAAAAAACGAGGCTTTGAGCATGCGGGTTTATATAATCCTCAGCAAGTAGGCGGAACGCATGTTATGTATGTTTTACATCATGCCGATCAACCGAATTTATACCATGGCTTACCAAATAACCCTCATATTAGTGAAATTGTAAAATTCTGGAAAGGTGCTTGGAAACCAATCTCAGCAGCCGCATTTGTTGCCACATTTGCTGGATTAGTTTTCCACTATATGGCAGTTGGACCAATTGACGTTGATGAAGAAGATGTCGAACGAGAAAAAGAATTTGAGCAGGAAGCACGTAAAGCCTTTCTAGCTAAAAATGCCAAAACGACATCCACAATTATTGAGGAGAATCGTCATGAGTAA
- the fdnG gene encoding formate dehydrogenase-N subunit alpha, which translates to MLINRRQFFKICAGGMAGTTVATLGFAPNVALAQTRQYKLLKSKETRNNCTYCSVGCGMLLYSRGDGAKNAVSSVFHVEGDPDHPVSRGSLCPKGAGVLDYVKSENRVKFPQYRAPGSDKWQKISWDDAIDRIARLMKEDRDNNFKAQNTEGNTVNRWTSTGWLVTSAASNETGWLAFKVARSLGMLSLETQARVCHGPSVSSLAATYGRGAMTNNWNDIKNANVIIVMGGNAAEAHPVGFKWAMEAKINNGAELIAIDPRFQRTASVADLYVPIRSGSDITFLLGIINYLISHDEVNYDYLVTHSNASLIVRDDFNFDENNGLFSGYDAENHKYDTSSWYYQVDDNGYALRDKTLQHPRCVWNLLKKHVRRYTPEVVNNITGSSVDHFLHVCRSLASTKTNNRAATFLYALGWTQHSYGTQIIRTAAMIQLLLGNIGVMGGGINALRGHSNIQGLTDVGLLSNRLPAYLELPKDSQLTLEQYLTEKTPKPLGPTEVNFWGNYSKFFVSFMKSMYGDKATVENNWGFDWLPKWDKTYDILQFNKMMRDGEAHGLICQGFNPLAALPDKNAVRDGLSKLKFLVSIDPMPTETAVFWQNHGESNDVDSSKIQTEVFRLPANCFAEENGTIVNSSRWLQWHWAAATPPAEAKYDPEIIARIFLRIKELYEEEGGPCQEPIQNLTWNYKIPDEPSAEELAKEYNGYALTDLKDANGNITVKKGQLLNSFAQLKADGSTSSGIWIFCGCWTEQGNQMARRDPTDPSGKGIHADWAWAWPANRRILYNRASADANGKAYDSNRLLVEWNGERWTGNDIPDFTANLSPSEGAGAFIMNNDGLGGLFCLNRLVDGPFPEHYEPFETPIATNPLHPKQINSPAARVFAEDLTRLGKAEQFPYVGTTYSITEHFHFWTQHVKLNAIIQPQQFIEISENLANQKGIKVGDTVKVSSNRGYIKAKAVVTKRLPTLTVDGKQIETIGIPIVWGFTGQTQKGFLVNELTPHLGDANSQTPEYKTFLVNVEKVSAETSPV; encoded by the coding sequence ATGCTAATCAACCGTAGACAGTTCTTTAAGATCTGTGCTGGCGGCATGGCAGGAACAACTGTCGCAACATTGGGTTTTGCGCCTAATGTTGCACTTGCTCAAACCCGACAATATAAATTATTAAAATCAAAAGAAACACGGAACAACTGTACCTATTGTTCTGTTGGTTGTGGTATGTTGTTATACAGTCGCGGTGATGGTGCTAAAAATGCCGTTTCGTCTGTATTTCATGTCGAAGGTGATCCCGACCATCCTGTTAGTCGTGGCTCCTTATGTCCAAAAGGCGCTGGTGTACTGGATTATGTAAAAAGCGAAAATCGCGTTAAATTCCCTCAATACCGTGCTCCTGGTTCTGATAAATGGCAGAAAATCAGTTGGGATGATGCGATCGATCGTATTGCTAGATTGATGAAAGAAGATCGTGATAACAATTTTAAAGCCCAAAATACGGAAGGTAATACTGTTAATCGTTGGACAAGCACGGGATGGTTAGTGACTTCTGCTGCCAGTAATGAAACCGGTTGGTTAGCATTTAAAGTTGCCAGATCATTAGGTATGTTAAGCTTAGAAACACAAGCGCGAGTCTGCCATGGACCATCTGTATCAAGTTTAGCTGCTACCTATGGACGCGGCGCTATGACAAATAATTGGAACGATATAAAAAATGCTAATGTCATTATTGTTATGGGCGGAAATGCTGCGGAGGCCCATCCAGTAGGATTCAAATGGGCAATGGAAGCAAAGATTAATAATGGTGCTGAACTCATCGCTATTGACCCTCGCTTTCAAAGAACCGCATCTGTCGCTGATTTATATGTTCCTATTCGATCAGGTTCAGATATCACATTTTTACTTGGTATTATCAATTACTTAATTTCACATGATGAAGTCAATTATGATTATCTAGTGACTCACAGTAACGCTAGTTTAATTGTCCGAGATGATTTTAATTTTGATGAAAACAACGGTTTATTCAGTGGTTATGATGCTGAAAATCACAAATATGATACCTCAAGCTGGTATTATCAAGTTGATGATAATGGTTACGCATTACGTGATAAAACATTACAACATCCTCGATGTGTGTGGAATTTACTCAAAAAACACGTCCGACGTTATACTCCAGAAGTGGTCAATAATATAACAGGTAGCTCGGTAGATCATTTCCTTCATGTATGCCGATCCCTTGCTAGTACAAAGACCAATAATCGTGCTGCAACCTTTCTGTATGCCCTTGGTTGGACACAACACAGTTATGGTACACAAATTATTCGTACCGCAGCAATGATTCAACTATTATTAGGTAATATCGGGGTGATGGGTGGCGGAATTAATGCTTTACGTGGTCACTCTAATATTCAAGGCTTAACTGATGTTGGCTTATTATCAAACCGTTTACCTGCTTATCTAGAATTACCCAAAGACTCACAACTTACTTTAGAACAATATCTAACAGAAAAAACGCCAAAACCTTTAGGACCAACTGAAGTTAATTTCTGGGGCAATTATTCAAAATTCTTTGTCAGTTTCATGAAATCAATGTACGGCGATAAAGCTACAGTTGAAAATAATTGGGGTTTTGATTGGTTACCTAAATGGGATAAAACGTACGATATATTACAATTTAATAAAATGATGCGAGATGGCGAAGCACATGGTTTAATTTGCCAAGGCTTTAATCCATTAGCTGCGCTGCCTGATAAAAATGCTGTACGTGATGGATTATCAAAACTTAAATTTTTAGTCAGTATTGATCCGATGCCAACTGAAACCGCTGTTTTTTGGCAAAATCATGGTGAATCAAATGATGTTGATTCGAGCAAAATTCAAACAGAGGTATTTCGTCTACCGGCTAACTGCTTTGCGGAAGAAAACGGTACTATCGTTAATTCATCCCGATGGTTACAATGGCATTGGGCGGCGGCTACACCACCGGCTGAAGCAAAATATGATCCTGAAATTATCGCACGCATCTTTTTACGCATAAAAGAACTTTATGAAGAAGAAGGTGGTCCTTGTCAAGAGCCAATACAAAACCTAACTTGGAATTATAAAATTCCGGATGAACCTTCCGCCGAAGAATTAGCTAAGGAATATAATGGTTATGCATTGACTGATCTAAAAGACGCCAATGGCAATATTACGGTGAAGAAAGGACAATTATTAAATAGCTTTGCACAATTAAAAGCTGATGGTTCAACTTCCAGTGGGATTTGGATATTTTGTGGTTGCTGGACTGAGCAAGGAAATCAGATGGCGCGACGTGATCCAACAGATCCATCAGGAAAAGGGATTCATGCCGATTGGGCATGGGCATGGCCTGCCAATCGTCGCATTCTCTATAATCGAGCATCGGCCGATGCCAATGGTAAAGCATATGATTCAAATAGATTATTAGTTGAATGGAATGGTGAGCGATGGACTGGAAATGATATTCCTGATTTTACTGCTAACCTATCACCGAGTGAGGGTGCGGGTGCATTTATCATGAACAATGATGGATTAGGCGGGTTATTCTGTTTAAATCGCTTAGTTGATGGACCTTTCCCAGAGCATTATGAACCATTTGAAACACCTATTGCGACAAACCCATTGCATCCTAAACAAATTAATAGTCCAGCTGCACGTGTATTTGCCGAAGATTTAACACGTCTAGGAAAAGCGGAACAGTTTCCATATGTTGGTACCACCTATAGCATTACTGAGCATTTCCACTTTTGGACTCAACATGTCAAACTTAATGCCATTATTCAACCACAACAGTTCATCGAAATCAGTGAAAATTTAGCAAATCAAAAAGGCATAAAAGTTGGTGACACTGTAAAAGTAAGTTCCAACCGCGGTTACATAAAAGCGAAAGCTGTGGTAACAAAACGCTTACCAACATTGACCGTTGACGGTAAACAAATTGAAACAATTGGCATACCAATTGTTTGGGGATTTACTGGTCAAACTCAAAAAGGGTTTTTAGTTAATGAGCTTACCCCTCATTTAGGTGATGCTAATTCACAAACACCTGAATATAAAACCTTCTTAGTCAATGTTGAAAAAGTTTCAGCAGAAACTTCACCTGTATAG
- the lpxL gene encoding LpxL/LpxP family Kdo(2)-lipid IV(A) lauroyl/palmitoleoyl acyltransferase encodes MNNNQEIHAKFSNKLLHPRYWLTWFGVGVFYVLVLLPYPIIYQLGKCLGLIAKKCMSKRREVARQNLQLCFPDLSSNELEKLLHDNFISTGLAIFETGMAWFWSDKRLKKHARIMGDHYITEVQQTGQGVLLIGIHFLTLELGARILGMSHPGVGVYRPNDNPVLDYIQLKGRLKSNKYMLNRYNTKGMIRALKNGELVWYAPDHDYGRKNSVFAPFFAVDKAATTVGTSILVRLGKPAIIPFTPKREQKGQYLVTVSPPMVNFPLDDEIAAATFMNKAIEQEILTAREQYMWLHRRFKTRPLGEKPLYSKKTQKH; translated from the coding sequence ATGAACAATAATCAAGAGATTCATGCTAAATTTAGCAACAAACTACTTCATCCACGCTACTGGTTAACATGGTTTGGCGTCGGAGTTTTCTATGTCTTGGTTTTATTACCCTACCCCATTATTTACCAATTAGGTAAATGTTTAGGGCTTATTGCTAAAAAATGTATGTCTAAACGCCGAGAAGTCGCTAGACAAAATCTACAATTATGTTTCCCTGATTTATCTTCTAATGAATTAGAAAAATTGTTACATGATAATTTCATATCAACAGGTTTAGCAATTTTTGAAACTGGTATGGCTTGGTTCTGGTCAGATAAACGACTAAAAAAACATGCAAGAATTATGGGAGACCATTACATTACCGAAGTTCAACAAACCGGACAAGGGGTATTACTGATTGGTATTCACTTCTTAACCTTAGAATTAGGCGCTAGAATTCTTGGAATGAGCCATCCCGGAGTGGGAGTGTATCGCCCTAATGATAATCCGGTGCTTGATTATATACAATTGAAGGGGCGTTTAAAATCCAACAAATATATGTTAAATCGTTATAATACTAAAGGGATGATACGTGCGCTTAAAAATGGCGAATTAGTTTGGTATGCTCCTGATCATGATTATGGTCGTAAGAATAGCGTTTTTGCTCCCTTTTTTGCTGTTGACAAAGCGGCGACTACCGTCGGTACTTCTATATTAGTCAGATTAGGTAAACCTGCTATTATTCCATTTACACCTAAACGTGAACAAAAAGGTCAATACCTTGTCACGGTTTCACCACCTATGGTAAATTTCCCGTTAGATGATGAGATTGCCGCAGCAACTTTTATGAACAAAGCTATTGAACAAGAAATTTTGACCGCTCGAGAGCAATATATGTGGCTTCATCGCCGTTTTAAAACTCGTCCCCTCGGTGAAAAACCGCTCTATTCGAAAAAAACTCAAAAACATTAA
- the mutM gene encoding bifunctional DNA-formamidopyrimidine glycosylase/DNA-(apurinic or apyrimidinic site) lyase: MPELPEVETSRLGIRPYLQNQKIHQIIVRQPKLRWPIDTDIVQINGQIIEDIQRRAKYILIKLQTGWVVIHLGMSGSLRILQQEKSAEKHDHVDLVMENGVILRYTDPRRFGAWLWTPFLEWLPQLKNLGPEPLSDDFNADYLYSTLSKRKVPIKSLIMDNHVVVGVGNIYASESLFMAKILPSRLANTLTYEEVSLLVQSIKLVLAKSIAQGGTTLRDFAQSDGKPGYFVQQLQVYGRAQLPCFECNTLIKSQRIGQRNTFYCESCQK; encoded by the coding sequence ATGCCAGAATTGCCAGAAGTTGAAACAAGCCGTTTAGGGATTCGTCCTTATTTACAAAACCAAAAGATACATCAAATCATAGTACGTCAGCCAAAATTACGCTGGCCTATTGATACAGATATTGTACAGATAAACGGACAAATTATTGAGGATATCCAACGTCGCGCTAAATATATATTAATTAAACTTCAAACCGGTTGGGTAGTTATCCATTTGGGTATGTCAGGAAGTTTACGCATTCTCCAGCAAGAGAAATCTGCCGAAAAACATGATCACGTTGATTTAGTTATGGAAAATGGTGTGATTTTACGCTACACCGATCCTCGTCGTTTTGGGGCTTGGCTTTGGACTCCATTTTTAGAATGGTTACCGCAATTAAAGAACCTTGGACCCGAACCGTTAAGTGATGATTTTAATGCTGATTATCTTTACTCGACATTAAGTAAAAGAAAAGTACCAATTAAATCATTAATTATGGACAATCATGTGGTAGTTGGCGTCGGTAATATCTACGCGAGTGAATCACTATTTATGGCAAAAATACTACCGAGCCGTTTAGCTAATACCCTAACTTATGAAGAAGTATCGTTGTTAGTGCAATCAATCAAATTAGTATTAGCTAAATCAATTGCTCAAGGTGGCACAACGTTAAGAGACTTTGCTCAATCTGATGGTAAACCAGGATATTTCGTCCAGCAATTGCAAGTTTACGGACGTGCACAGTTGCCTTGTTTTGAATGCAATACACTAATCAAGTCACAACGTATTGGACAACGAAATACTTTTTATTGTGAGAGTTGCCAAAAGTAA
- a CDS encoding shikimate dehydrogenase family protein — MSQFKPYDIYGIIGYPLGQTLSPLIHTTSFKDQNIPAVLVAWPMPPAEVEDFIKSIRLLNIRGCCVTIPHKQTVIPFLDKVTDRVKKVGAANLIYWDGDKLCGDNTDVKGFIEPLEREPLPKDYKQVLLLGAGGAARAAVVGLQTLGYSDITVTDIVEDLPNALAKEFGLKTVKWDQRHNVEAQIIVNSTPLGMLGKYEGQTPYQADWFKGQGVAYDIVYTPYYTQFRLDAEKAGWKSISGREMFIGQANEQYKIWTGHHLSDNAKQAVIDALSEK; from the coding sequence ATGAGTCAGTTTAAACCTTATGATATTTATGGCATTATCGGCTATCCATTAGGACAAACATTAAGTCCTCTTATTCACACCACATCTTTCAAAGATCAGAATATTCCTGCAGTTCTAGTTGCTTGGCCAATGCCACCTGCGGAAGTTGAGGACTTCATAAAATCAATACGTTTACTAAATATTCGTGGGTGCTGTGTTACGATTCCTCATAAACAAACTGTCATCCCATTCCTTGATAAAGTGACAGATCGAGTTAAAAAAGTAGGTGCTGCTAATTTGATTTACTGGGATGGTGATAAGTTATGTGGTGATAATACCGATGTTAAAGGATTTATTGAACCGCTAGAACGAGAACCGTTACCTAAAGATTATAAACAGGTTTTACTCTTAGGTGCAGGTGGTGCTGCGCGAGCAGCTGTAGTCGGCTTACAAACATTAGGTTATAGCGACATTACTGTAACGGATATCGTTGAAGATTTGCCCAATGCACTGGCCAAAGAGTTTGGTTTGAAAACCGTTAAATGGGATCAACGACACAACGTTGAAGCACAAATTATTGTTAACTCAACACCATTAGGAATGCTTGGAAAATATGAAGGACAAACTCCTTATCAAGCAGATTGGTTTAAAGGGCAGGGAGTGGCTTACGATATTGTCTATACACCTTATTATACGCAGTTCCGCTTAGATGCTGAAAAAGCGGGGTGGAAATCAATTTCTGGTCGCGAAATGTTTATTGGACAAGCTAATGAGCAGTATAAAATATGGACAGGTCATCATTTATCAGACAATGCTAAACAAGCGGTTATTGATGCATTATCAGAAAAATAA
- a CDS encoding DUF1870 family protein, translating into MTNLELQAYRRYFMLKVAEASEFIGNTIAEVWHNWEQGNSTIPTYVIETMKDLKKRRQDKIDAIIADINNRIGSNNIRYFLTFEDFKKVNPTLTVLDWRLHQSIATELYFRGLEVLC; encoded by the coding sequence ATGACTAATCTTGAATTACAGGCCTACCGGCGTTATTTTATGTTAAAAGTTGCTGAAGCAAGTGAGTTTATTGGTAATACGATAGCAGAAGTTTGGCATAATTGGGAACAAGGAAATTCTACCATTCCTACTTATGTAATTGAAACGATGAAAGATCTAAAAAAACGTCGACAAGACAAAATTGACGCAATTATTGCTGATATTAACAATCGTATTGGGAGTAATAATATTCGCTATTTTTTGACTTTTGAAGATTTTAAAAAAGTTAATCCTACACTTACTGTATTAGATTGGCGTTTACACCAATCTATTGCCACTGAACTTTACTTTCGAGGTCTTGAAGTATTGTGTTAA
- the aroL gene encoding shikimate kinase AroL, producing the protein MNTTIFLVGARAAGKTTIGRLLAEKLNYSFIDTDVYLFEKTQRTVAEIVEKEGWEGFRKRESQVLKEVTQPCRVIATGGGMILAEQNRQYMQQKGIVFFLSAPAKVLAQRLMKNPNVAQRPSLTGLSIFDEMEKVLEERHHLYIESANHVINVDCEEMQILSQMLDALNID; encoded by the coding sequence ATGAATACAACCATCTTCTTAGTAGGAGCAAGAGCCGCAGGTAAAACAACAATAGGACGTTTACTTGCTGAGAAATTGAATTACTCTTTTATCGATACCGACGTTTATTTGTTTGAAAAAACTCAACGTACTGTTGCTGAAATAGTTGAAAAAGAAGGGTGGGAAGGTTTCAGAAAACGTGAAAGCCAAGTGTTAAAAGAGGTAACTCAACCATGTCGTGTGATTGCAACAGGTGGAGGTATGATTTTAGCGGAACAAAATCGTCAATATATGCAGCAAAAGGGTATAGTTTTCTTTCTTTCTGCACCAGCAAAAGTGCTTGCACAACGATTAATGAAAAATCCAAATGTAGCTCAAAGACCATCATTAACTGGTTTATCAATATTTGATGAAATGGAAAAAGTGTTAGAGGAACGTCATCATCTCTATATTGAGTCGGCTAACCATGTCATTAATGTTGATTGTGAAGAGATGCAAATATTAAGTCAAATGCTTGATGCACTGAATATAGATTAA
- the aroD gene encoding type I 3-dehydroquinate dehydratase: MTKITVKGLEIGTGAPKIIVPVVGKTEQALLGEVEFLKNIDFDVVEWRVDHFQHVDDIEKVKQMASKIQAIIGHKPILFTFRTANEGGVYPASIEFYINLNKALITSGFIDFVDIELFTGDEYVKEMVALAHQHDVLVIASNHDFDKTPAKDEIVARLRKMQDLGVDIPKIAVMPRTTEDVISLLAATTEMKEKYATKPLITMSMSGKGAISRIAGETFGSDLTFGAAKNASAPGQLDVKELRQLLNILHRSLA, translated from the coding sequence ATGACTAAAATTACAGTAAAAGGTTTAGAGATTGGCACCGGTGCGCCAAAAATCATTGTTCCAGTTGTTGGTAAAACCGAACAAGCATTATTAGGTGAAGTTGAATTTTTGAAAAATATCGATTTTGACGTGGTGGAATGGCGTGTAGACCATTTTCAACATGTTGATGATATTGAAAAAGTAAAACAAATGGCAAGTAAAATACAGGCTATTATTGGTCATAAACCTATTTTATTCACCTTTAGGACCGCAAATGAAGGCGGTGTATACCCTGCGTCTATAGAGTTCTATATCAATCTTAATAAGGCATTAATAACCAGTGGTTTTATTGATTTTGTGGATATAGAGCTTTTTACTGGGGATGAATATGTGAAAGAAATGGTTGCTTTAGCCCATCAACATGATGTTTTAGTCATCGCTTCTAATCACGATTTTGATAAAACACCGGCTAAAGATGAAATCGTTGCTCGTTTACGAAAAATGCAAGATCTAGGTGTTGATATTCCTAAAATCGCCGTTATGCCACGAACTACAGAAGATGTCATTTCATTACTTGCAGCGACGACAGAAATGAAAGAAAAATATGCTACAAAACCACTGATAACAATGTCGATGTCGGGAAAAGGTGCTATTAGTCGTATAGCAGGTGAAACGTTTGGTTCAGATCTCACTTTTGGGGCAGCTAAAAATGCTTCTGCACCAGGTCAGCTTGATGTAAAAGAGTTAAGGCAACTATTAAATATTTTACATCGAAGCTTAGCATAA
- a CDS encoding ornithine cyclodeaminase, protein MLILSANDIQQIYTMRDAIEADKKALKAYTEGQSSVPLRSHFRLQHGQTLIMPAHIKNTDICGLKIVSIFPDNPKLGKPSVPAQVFILEPQTGEVCAIIDGTYLTQLRTGAVQGAATELLAKKHCINAVLIGTGGQAASQLEAMLTVRQLKNVAVYGLNKSKAQQFIYDMNKRFAHFGANIYYSDNLDEDIAQADIITTVTTSNQTTFNGECVKAGTHINGIGSYTPEMHEIPPNIVEQAAIKVLDTKEGVFSEAGDIIDPINNGMVRPDQFIELGELILNEQRGRQNEDQITLFKSVGTAVLDVYVGYDIYCKAKAMNIGTYI, encoded by the coding sequence ATGTTAATACTTAGTGCCAATGACATTCAGCAAATTTATACTATGCGTGATGCTATTGAAGCGGATAAAAAAGCTTTAAAAGCTTATACCGAAGGACAAAGTTCTGTTCCATTACGTAGTCATTTCCGTTTACAACATGGTCAAACACTGATTATGCCTGCCCATATCAAGAACACCGATATATGTGGTTTAAAAATAGTATCAATTTTCCCTGATAATCCGAAATTAGGAAAACCTTCTGTACCCGCACAAGTATTTATTCTTGAACCGCAAACCGGGGAAGTGTGTGCAATAATTGATGGCACTTATTTAACTCAACTACGCACCGGTGCAGTACAAGGGGCTGCAACAGAATTATTAGCAAAGAAACATTGTATTAACGCCGTGCTTATTGGTACGGGTGGTCAAGCAGCATCCCAGTTAGAAGCAATGCTAACTGTTAGACAACTCAAAAATGTAGCTGTTTATGGTTTAAATAAATCCAAAGCACAGCAATTCATCTATGACATGAATAAGCGTTTTGCACATTTTGGTGCCAATATTTACTATTCCGACAATCTTGATGAAGATATTGCTCAAGCTGATATCATCACAACAGTCACGACTTCAAACCAGACTACATTCAACGGTGAATGTGTTAAAGCTGGTACTCATATTAATGGAATCGGATCTTATACGCCTGAAATGCATGAAATTCCGCCTAATATTGTTGAGCAAGCAGCCATAAAAGTATTGGATACGAAGGAAGGAGTCTTTAGTGAAGCTGGTGACATCATTGACCCTATTAATAATGGTATGGTAAGACCGGATCAATTTATTGAATTAGGTGAATTAATCCTTAATGAGCAACGGGGACGTCAGAATGAAGACCAAATTACTTTATTTAAGAGCGTTGGTACTGCCGTGTTAGATGTTTATGTAGGGTATGACATTTATTGTAAAGCTAAGGCAATGAATATTGGAACATATATCTAA